DNA from Aggregatimonas sangjinii:
TTGTTTCAGAAATTTACCACTATCCTTTAAAATCTTCAAAAGGTGTTTCCATGCCGACTGCCGAGGTTCGATTAACAGGTTTGAGGAATGATCGCACAATATCCGTCATCGATGGCAAGAATAAAGTTGTTACCGGAAGGGAGTATCCAGAATTGATTCACCTCATAACTAAGATAGAAAAGGGGCAGCTGTATGTAAAAACCCCCTCATCGGAAATCTTTAACATAGCATTACCCTCTTCCCAATCGACCATCGAGGTGAAACTATTTCGTAATCGCGTTTTGGGAACACTTTTCGATGCAGCTGCTTCAGAATTTATTTCTACCTATTTGAAAGGGAATTTTCAATTGATTCATTTGGGGGCCGATTTTAGGAACCTGGCGAAAGAAAGAGGTGGACGTAACGGGGAACGTACCGGTTTTGCAGATTCGGCTCCTGTACACTTGATCAATCGCAGTACCTTGAACTATCTAAATTTGAATTTGAGCGACAAAGTGACATCGAAAAATTTTAGACCGAATATCGTCATCGACGGATTCGAAGCTTTTGAGGAGGACCATTGGAAGGCAGTACACATCGGTGGATGCCGATTTCGAGTTCAAGAAATGACCAAAAGATGTGTCTTTACTACAATAGACCCCGAAACTGCGCAAAAAGACGCCGAGGTAGAACCATTGGCCACTTTGGCAAAACTACGGTCTATGCAACAGTTACCAGCGACCTTCGGAATTGGCCTAGTGCCCAAGTCGGAGGGCGTTATAGCGGTAGGCGACGCACTGATAGTGGAAAAGGTTGCCGAAAACTAAGTACAGCCTGCAAAATAAGCACATGAAAGACAAAATAGAAATGGCCACGGTAGCCATCATAGGTTGCGGTCCGCGCGGGCTTTCCGCATTAGAAGCGCTATATGCTCAGGCGGCGCCTAGCGAAATGGTAAAAGTCTTAATTTTCGAACCTGCCACTAATCCGGGGGCAGGGGTCATTTATAATCTCGATCAGGCCGACAGCAATTGGCTTAATGTTTCAACGCGAGATTTGGGTATTCCAGCTCGAGACAAAGTAACCTTTGAAACATTCGCGCTGCCGGAATATCCCGATTTCCAAGATTGGATCGGCTACTCAGAGGAAAAGGAAGAATCTACGGCAGTAGACCAGTTTCCGTTACGATCAAAGTTAGGCGAATACCTATCATCCAGATATAAGAGTATTGCCAATATCTTAGCCGCGGAGGGCCTGCTCACTTTTATTCCTGAAGAGGTGCGCCATCTTGACGTGGAAGGCGATTTGTTAAAAATCGATACCTATTTAGGACAAAGCTATACCGCTGATGAAGTAGTATTGACAATTGGACACCAGCCAATAGACTTGAATGCACAATTGAAGGGGTGGTTAAATTACATCGACGGAAAGGATCATTTGGAGGTGTTCGTAGAACCGTACCCGGTGGAGCGTTTAATCCAGTCCGATAAAATTAATACAGAATCTATAGTGGGTATTCGCGGCTTCGGCCTGGCCATGATCGACGTCGTCAGGGCGCTTACCGAAGGCAGAGGAGGTCATTTCAACATTTTGGACCAAACTACAGGGGCAATGGCCTATATCCCAAGCGGTAGGGAGCCGAAGCAACTTGTGCCTTTCTCCCTTGACGGACTTCCCATGACCCCAAAACCGCTCCACGAAAATATTGATACGTACTATACGCTTACCGAAAAGGAATCGACTGCTTACGAAAGCTTCCTGGAAAATGCGATATATAAAAGCACTCCTCCACAATCGATAGCATTTTTGATAGATGCAATAACCCCGCTGATCGTTCGGAAATATGGCGTAGTAACGAGTCATCATTCAAAAGATGAAGAAGAAATCCGGAAGGCCATAAAAAATTGGTTATCCGATGAGGACTTCGAGCATGATTTCATTTTGTCGAAGCGCAATACCACGCGGCATATGACGGAGCGGTTCGTACAAATGGCTACCGGACAGGGGGATGTAAGTTTGGATTATTGTGTTGGTCAGGTCTGGCGCCATTGCCAGCCTATCATGTACCGCCAACTATCATTCGCGCCACTATCCGACGAGCTTATTGCAAAGATAGTTGCCTTGGATGAACGGCTCAAGCGCTATTCCTATGGGCCTCCCGTGGCAAGTATGCAACAACTGCTCGCCCTGCTCAAGTCGGGCCATTTGACCTTCGACTTTGTAAAGAATCCCAAAATCAAGGAAGCTGAAAGAGGATGGAAACTTTGTGAGGGTACCCAATCGGTAATCGCCGACATCATGATTAATTCGGTTTTGGACGCTCCTCAGGTTTTAGAAGTGACAACAGCTCTTCCTAAAGCTTTAATCAATGACTCCCTAGCGCAACCTCTTCACGATGACTTGGGTATCAGGACCCGTACGGATGGGCGAGTGGAAACCGATGGACCTGAGACACAGGCGCCAATAGCTGTGTTGGGAAGGCTTGCCAAAGGAACGCTTATCGGTGTAGATGCCATTGCTGAATGTTTCGGCTCCCGATCGCGTTATTGGGCAACAGGTGTTTTTGAACGTTTAAATAGCAAGCAGTATTTTCGATAGCTTTTTTAATCCGAAACTCCTACTTTAATACCATGGCCGGAGAAACCGATATTTTCAAGCTTATCAAGGGAATGACCCCAAGGTTGCATTCTGGGATCTACGTATTCTGTTCCGTTAAGAGTTTACAAGGTATTGATCGCGAACAGACTATTTGTGAATTCAAGGAAAGGGAGGGAACCACGATAATTATTGAAAAACACAAAGCGGATGAGCTACAGCTCAGTTACGACTATAGCGCCGCATGGATTACACTAGAGATACATTCCTCGTTGGAGGCCGTAGGCCTGACTGCAATAATTTCAAATGAATTGGCCCAGAACAATATCAGTTGCAACATTGTCGCCGGTTATTTTCACGACCATCTCTTTTTGGCCAAAAATGATGCGGAAAAAGGTATGAATGTCTTAAGAAAATTGGTAAAAAAACATCAATAGCCATTTATTTCTAATATTTTCCGTCCGTTTTGGAGGACATACCTCGAAAAATACATATGCCAATCGAGACGTATAAATTGTTGCGAATCATCTCAGGAATCACATTTGAAATATACTGGTAGAATCCTTGAAATAATTGTGCGAGGCGTAAATTCGTGCAATGCGAGAAATAATGTTTTTCTTACAGAAGGCGATATTAATTTACTGCAAAATATACTATATTGCGCCTTGTGTTCGTTTGTAGCTTATGCTTTAATCGTACCCATCGGTAGAATGCGTGTTATTGACGATCGGTGTATTCTGTAAAGGCCTAAGTTTTAAAACAAGAATATAAAATTTTAGAAGTTAAAATATTTATTAAAAGTTCCCCTAAGTTACCAGTATGGCAAAAATCGAGATTAAGGATTCTCCTGATGAGTTAGGCAGAATCGCTTACTTTTTAAGCAGCAACAATATTAAATTCAAGGTTGTAAAGGATTATGGAAATCATTCCACCGAGGATGCTAAAGCATATGCCGCTTTAATAGCAAAGTTCGAAGAAGTCGCACTGTAAGTTTAAGCTATTCTTTTTGGTCTTTTTGGAAATAGGCTATAAGATACCAGTGCTGCTATGACTGCCTATTATCGTATTCCCATGCCATCATACCGTATTCGTCAAATCGAATCTTGATCACTAGAATTCTTCACATGCCTTCGTGCTGGCCCGTCGGTATCTTGCTTTTTTGTCCGTGTCAAAGTCGAAAAAATCACCATTGCTGGTCTTCGAAATTCCCCGCCTTGGCATATTTGATGGTATTCGTTAAATAGGTTTCCAAGGAATAGTCGGGTATGGGCAAAATACTTTCCAGAAGCTGAGTGTCCCATTCGTTTTGTTCCGAAATAAGGTAGGGAGTAAGGGCCGCTCCTATGGTTCGATGATAGATCATCTCTAGCTTATTTTTGTAACCCGTGCGATGATCGATATTGTTCGGTGTAATACTGAACGTCTTAAAGCCTACGGTTTTTAAGATTTTAGCCATTCCGCTATAAGTGTCAGTTCCTTTGGAATGCACAATATTCAGCTGTTTGATATCGGTATTCAAAACTTTTACGATTACCGCGGCCGCATAGTCGGTCGGAATGATGTTCAGTCCGCGACCTGGTAATGCGGTAATACGAACGGGATGGTTTGAGGAATTGCGATAGAAAAATTTGGCGAAAAGGTAAAAGACCATGTATTTGGAAATAAAAAAGCGAGGGGTACCATTGTAATTGCCACCCAGCACACTAGGCCTTAGAATCTGAACGGGAATGTTCATTTCTTGCCCTTGTGCGATCAAAAATCGTTCCGCGGCATGTTTTGAGGCTTCGTAATGATTTCTGTGTGTGATGTTGTCGAAAGTATGGTAATCATTTCCAATAAGACCACCTTTATTACCTATCGAAAAGGCCGTGCCGATATAAACGAATTTAGCCAAGTAATTCTGGTACGTATTAAAAATACGTTTGGTAAACAGGTAATTTTCATTGAATATTTCTTCCTTTCGGTTTTCGCTGTTAGAAAGGTTGACATAGCCGGCCGAATGAATAAAGTGATACTTCTTTTCTTTTTCCAAAAAAGTGGAAGGCTGCCATAAAAGTTCGGAATCGATAACTTCTATTTTTTCGAAAAGCGACTCGGGACCGGAAGCGAGCTCTTTTGGCAAAAAACTGCTTTCTAATATCGCTCGAATCCTTTCTTTTGGTGTACGTTCGTTTCTTTTGCGCACCAAAAGGAGTATTTTAAAAACCTCTGACGGAGGATTGGCCAGCAATTGAAATAGTATTTGAGATCCCAAAGTGCCCGTGGCACCTGTAAGTATGATATGCATAGTATCGGTTTTATGGCAGAAGGATTTGTTTGATAAACAAGAAACCTTCACAACGACTA
Protein-coding regions in this window:
- a CDS encoding FAD/NAD(P)-binding protein: MKDKIEMATVAIIGCGPRGLSALEALYAQAAPSEMVKVLIFEPATNPGAGVIYNLDQADSNWLNVSTRDLGIPARDKVTFETFALPEYPDFQDWIGYSEEKEESTAVDQFPLRSKLGEYLSSRYKSIANILAAEGLLTFIPEEVRHLDVEGDLLKIDTYLGQSYTADEVVLTIGHQPIDLNAQLKGWLNYIDGKDHLEVFVEPYPVERLIQSDKINTESIVGIRGFGLAMIDVVRALTEGRGGHFNILDQTTGAMAYIPSGREPKQLVPFSLDGLPMTPKPLHENIDTYYTLTEKESTAYESFLENAIYKSTPPQSIAFLIDAITPLIVRKYGVVTSHHSKDEEEIRKAIKNWLSDEDFEHDFILSKRNTTRHMTERFVQMATGQGDVSLDYCVGQVWRHCQPIMYRQLSFAPLSDELIAKIVALDERLKRYSYGPPVASMQQLLALLKSGHLTFDFVKNPKIKEAERGWKLCEGTQSVIADIMINSVLDAPQVLEVTTALPKALINDSLAQPLHDDLGIRTRTDGRVETDGPETQAPIAVLGRLAKGTLIGVDAIAECFGSRSRYWATGVFERLNSKQYFR
- a CDS encoding SDR family oxidoreductase, producing the protein MHIILTGATGTLGSQILFQLLANPPSEVFKILLLVRKRNERTPKERIRAILESSFLPKELASGPESLFEKIEVIDSELLWQPSTFLEKEKKYHFIHSAGYVNLSNSENRKEEIFNENYLFTKRIFNTYQNYLAKFVYIGTAFSIGNKGGLIGNDYHTFDNITHRNHYEASKHAAERFLIAQGQEMNIPVQILRPSVLGGNYNGTPRFFISKYMVFYLFAKFFYRNSSNHPVRITALPGRGLNIIPTDYAAAVIVKVLNTDIKQLNIVHSKGTDTYSGMAKILKTVGFKTFSITPNNIDHRTGYKNKLEMIYHRTIGAALTPYLISEQNEWDTQLLESILPIPDYSLETYLTNTIKYAKAGNFEDQQW
- a CDS encoding MOSC domain-containing protein, giving the protein MATPIVSEIYHYPLKSSKGVSMPTAEVRLTGLRNDRTISVIDGKNKVVTGREYPELIHLITKIEKGQLYVKTPSSEIFNIALPSSQSTIEVKLFRNRVLGTLFDAAASEFISTYLKGNFQLIHLGADFRNLAKERGGRNGERTGFADSAPVHLINRSTLNYLNLNLSDKVTSKNFRPNIVIDGFEAFEEDHWKAVHIGGCRFRVQEMTKRCVFTTIDPETAQKDAEVEPLATLAKLRSMQQLPATFGIGLVPKSEGVIAVGDALIVEKVAEN
- a CDS encoding ACT domain-containing protein, which codes for MAGETDIFKLIKGMTPRLHSGIYVFCSVKSLQGIDREQTICEFKEREGTTIIIEKHKADELQLSYDYSAAWITLEIHSSLEAVGLTAIISNELAQNNISCNIVAGYFHDHLFLAKNDAEKGMNVLRKLVKKHQ